In the Leptospira johnsonii genome, one interval contains:
- a CDS encoding TetR/AcrR family transcriptional regulator, whose amino-acid sequence MSTKEKGVKDRILETAVRLFQTQGYGNTGINQIIQESQTAKASFYDYYPSKDLLGKAYIEFYGKEQLVLLEKLQSRSENARDFIEAWTHILRRQTRNSEFAGCPMANTAAQIASTSPSISEEVKKLALRTVDLLSVYLKEMQKKGQIPKNADTQSLARKIFASYEGVLQIWKLTGKISALDDLPEMVEAIIKSSGKK is encoded by the coding sequence ATGTCAACCAAAGAAAAAGGGGTAAAAGATAGGATTTTGGAAACCGCAGTCAGGCTTTTCCAAACCCAAGGTTATGGAAATACAGGGATCAACCAGATCATCCAAGAATCCCAGACTGCCAAAGCCAGCTTTTACGATTACTACCCTTCCAAAGACCTATTAGGAAAGGCATACATAGAATTTTACGGAAAAGAACAACTTGTCCTATTAGAAAAACTGCAATCCAGATCAGAGAATGCTCGGGACTTTATAGAAGCATGGACCCATATACTCAGAAGACAGACCAGAAATAGTGAATTCGCAGGTTGTCCTATGGCAAACACCGCCGCACAAATTGCGTCCACCTCACCTTCTATCTCCGAAGAAGTCAAAAAATTGGCCCTGAGAACAGTGGACTTGCTATCCGTCTATTTAAAGGAAATGCAGAAGAAGGGACAGATCCCTAAGAATGCGGACACACAATCCTTAGCACGAAAGATATTCGCATCTTACGAAGGAGTATTGCAGATCTGGAAACTGACCGGAAAAATTTCCGCGTTAGACGATTTGCCTGAGATGGTAGAAGCGATTATTAAAAGTTCGGGGAAGAAGTGA